A genomic stretch from Colwellia sp. Arc7-635 includes:
- a CDS encoding efflux RND transporter periplasmic adaptor subunit: protein MTRKKQIFIPVVILIAGILIFMLFSGMKKPPEEKAEVDNTPIVAVEPISVTPMTLEVDSYGVVQPKYETELVAQVSGQIVELSSAFVRGGFVKEGQLLARIDPNDYEAALIDAEATMASARASLETERAQGQVAEQEWKRITDTSPTELSLRKPQLAQEIARVKSAQASILRAKRNLERTEIRAPYDAMIDSRNVGLGSFVGTGSMIGKLLGTAIAEVRLPVADNQLEFLIDQGASATVNLIGTFAGAETQWPAKIARNEGVIDSKSRMSYLVAEIHDPYALSDSKQATPIRFGSYVNAKILGLHIAQATRVPRYLVENSRVAILDSESKLHFADINIIRQDGQNVIVSKGLSHGDQLIVSALDYPIDGMKLALITDEPEQDIEQQTDDTQSSTQVALNDSDSGE from the coding sequence GTGACACGGAAAAAACAAATATTCATACCTGTTGTTATTTTAATCGCCGGTATTTTGATCTTTATGCTTTTCTCAGGAATGAAAAAACCACCTGAAGAGAAAGCAGAGGTTGATAATACTCCTATCGTTGCTGTTGAGCCCATTTCTGTCACGCCAATGACTTTAGAAGTGGATTCATACGGTGTAGTTCAACCCAAATATGAAACTGAGTTAGTGGCACAAGTGAGTGGACAAATTGTCGAATTATCAAGTGCATTTGTTCGCGGCGGTTTTGTTAAAGAGGGCCAGTTATTAGCACGTATAGATCCTAATGATTACGAAGCTGCACTAATTGACGCTGAAGCGACTATGGCATCAGCCCGGGCATCTTTGGAAACAGAGCGAGCGCAAGGACAGGTTGCTGAGCAAGAATGGAAGCGTATTACAGATACTTCGCCAACTGAATTAAGTTTACGTAAACCGCAATTAGCGCAAGAAATAGCGCGTGTTAAATCGGCACAAGCATCAATATTACGTGCTAAACGCAACCTAGAACGTACAGAAATTAGAGCACCATACGATGCAATGATTGATAGTCGTAATGTTGGTTTAGGATCGTTTGTTGGTACAGGGAGTATGATCGGAAAATTATTAGGTACTGCAATTGCTGAAGTTCGCTTACCTGTAGCTGATAATCAATTAGAATTTTTAATTGATCAAGGTGCAAGTGCTACCGTGAACTTAATAGGCACTTTTGCCGGCGCAGAAACACAATGGCCAGCAAAAATTGCCCGTAATGAAGGGGTTATTGATAGTAAAAGTCGCATGAGCTATTTAGTGGCTGAAATTCATGACCCGTACGCATTGTCTGATAGTAAGCAAGCAACACCTATACGTTTTGGTTCTTATGTTAATGCCAAAATTTTAGGTTTACATATTGCGCAAGCAACACGTGTTCCTCGTTATTTAGTCGAGAACAGTCGTGTTGCTATCTTAGATAGCGAATCGAAACTACATTTCGCTGATATCAATATTATTCGTCAAGATGGCCAAAATGTTATTGTTTCAAAAGGATTATCTCATGGTGATCAGTTGATTGTTTCAGCACTTGATTACCCTATCGACGGTATGAAATTAGCGTTAATTACTGATGAGCCTGAACAAGATATTGAACAACAAACTGATGATACACAAAGCAGCACACAAGTTGCGCTAAATGATAGCGACTCAGGGGAATAA
- a CDS encoding efflux RND transporter permease subunit, translated as MMTTATPKKKPEIDHSIDTNTGLIAWFARNSVAANLLMIFILVGGLFTIQTINKQMFPQVKINWISYAAPYPGAAPQEVEEGITIKIEEALETVQGLKRVITYSNRNYSNGWFEVELDYDPQVVLEEVKSAIDSISSFPDGMERIKVEREKYRQEVMYLSLYGDLTNGELKELGRKIHSEIQQLPMINISELYSGLDYEISIEVSKDKLREYGLSFTDIANAVRSYSRNMSAGQIRAENGYINLRVENQAYRGHEFEQLPVVTLADGTRILLGEIATIVDGFEEGLQYSKFNGQNSVTLFIGAADNQSITAIASVIKKYVEEKAAVLPPGVKLETWVDMTYYLEGRLDMMIDNMKSGAVLVFLMLALFLRVRLAFWVMMGLPVCFLGTLLVMPLEFVGVTINVISLFAFILVLGIVVDDAIVMGESAHEEIEEHGHSTDNVIRGVKRVAMPATFGVLTTIAVFLPFLFGEGPSSAFGKAIGSVVILCLIFSLIESKLILPAHLVKMKIKAFNPKNPIDRLRLWVDTKLKSLIESFYAPSLAIFIQYRYAVLMFFISLMLISAGLFSGGFVRFVGQPKIPHDFPRVTVEMNVDASEKATLETLLNIQGVINRIDKEIEAEYGSSMISDMQVDLRSRTSGQLMVKLVVPELRPMNTFELADLWRAAIPNYPGVKSFTIGDNLFGGGRDDGDIAFRLESKNDADLLAAAKELKAKLNSLKGIGDVNDSRQTSAKEVQFELKPLAYSLNLTLADIASQVSYSFYGLEAQRILRDSEEVKVMVRYPLDQRSSVGHVDDVMIQAPNGAELPLSELAVITLKEGVTRIRRENGNRTINVWASVDAEQVEPFKVATDIRDNFIPELLRKYPQVQSEVSGSIQEEMESASSQMRDFVISSLIIFSLLAIPLKSYSQATMIMVVIPFGVIGAVLGHFILGMDLSALSVMGILAAAGVVVNDSLVMVDYVNNARKRGERLKDAVMHAGTKRFRAILLTSITTFIGLVPIIFFEVSAQAQIVIPMAVSLAFGVLFATIVTLVLIPCLYLIIEDLKVLFTRKKKVPQTEAAALDSLKTGVL; from the coding sequence ATGATGACAACGGCGACCCCTAAGAAAAAACCAGAAATTGATCATAGTATTGATACTAATACAGGATTAATTGCTTGGTTTGCACGTAACAGTGTTGCGGCTAATTTATTAATGATTTTTATTTTAGTCGGTGGTTTGTTTACGATTCAAACCATCAATAAACAAATGTTTCCACAGGTTAAGATCAATTGGATTTCTTACGCCGCGCCATATCCTGGGGCTGCACCACAAGAAGTTGAAGAAGGCATAACCATTAAGATAGAAGAGGCGTTGGAAACAGTTCAAGGCCTTAAGCGTGTTATCACTTACTCTAATCGTAACTATTCTAATGGTTGGTTTGAGGTCGAGTTAGATTACGATCCTCAAGTGGTGCTTGAAGAAGTGAAATCTGCGATAGATTCTATTTCTAGTTTTCCTGATGGTATGGAACGCATAAAAGTCGAACGTGAAAAGTATCGACAAGAAGTGATGTACTTGAGTTTATATGGCGACTTAACCAACGGTGAACTCAAAGAGTTAGGCCGTAAAATTCATAGCGAAATTCAACAACTGCCGATGATCAATATATCTGAGTTATATAGTGGTTTAGATTATGAAATTTCGATTGAAGTGAGCAAAGATAAGCTCAGAGAATATGGTTTGAGCTTCACCGATATTGCGAATGCTGTACGCAGTTATTCGCGTAATATGTCAGCAGGGCAAATACGTGCTGAAAATGGTTACATCAATCTACGAGTAGAAAATCAGGCTTATCGCGGCCATGAATTTGAGCAGCTACCAGTCGTTACTTTAGCTGACGGTACTCGAATTCTATTGGGTGAAATTGCAACCATTGTTGATGGTTTTGAAGAAGGCTTACAGTACTCTAAATTTAATGGGCAAAACTCAGTTACATTATTTATTGGTGCTGCTGATAACCAAAGTATTACCGCTATTGCTAGTGTTATAAAAAAATATGTTGAAGAAAAAGCAGCTGTTTTACCTCCAGGGGTTAAGTTAGAAACCTGGGTTGATATGACTTACTATCTTGAAGGTCGCTTAGACATGATGATAGACAATATGAAAAGTGGTGCGGTATTAGTCTTCTTAATGTTGGCGCTATTTTTACGTGTCCGTTTAGCTTTTTGGGTGATGATGGGTTTACCGGTTTGTTTCTTAGGTACTTTGTTAGTTATGCCATTGGAATTTGTTGGCGTAACCATTAACGTTATCAGCTTATTTGCCTTTATTTTAGTGCTTGGTATCGTGGTTGATGATGCTATTGTAATGGGAGAAAGTGCACACGAAGAAATTGAAGAGCATGGTCACAGTACTGACAATGTTATTCGTGGTGTTAAACGCGTTGCGATGCCGGCAACTTTTGGTGTACTAACAACGATTGCTGTATTTTTGCCTTTTCTATTCGGCGAAGGGCCGTCATCCGCATTCGGTAAGGCCATTGGCTCTGTGGTTATCTTATGTTTAATATTCTCTTTAATTGAATCTAAACTTATTTTGCCTGCCCATTTAGTTAAGATGAAAATAAAGGCTTTCAACCCTAAAAACCCTATCGATAGATTACGTTTATGGGTGGATACTAAGCTGAAAAGCCTCATCGAAAGTTTTTACGCGCCTTCTCTAGCCATTTTTATTCAATACCGTTATGCCGTACTAATGTTCTTTATTAGCTTAATGTTGATTAGTGCAGGTTTGTTTAGTGGTGGTTTTGTCCGTTTTGTTGGTCAACCTAAAATTCCTCATGACTTTCCACGAGTGACCGTTGAAATGAATGTCGATGCATCAGAAAAAGCGACGCTAGAGACCTTATTAAATATTCAAGGTGTCATTAATCGTATTGATAAAGAGATTGAAGCTGAATATGGCAGTTCGATGATCTCTGATATGCAGGTAGATTTACGTAGCCGTACTAGTGGACAGTTGATGGTTAAACTTGTCGTACCTGAACTACGTCCAATGAATACTTTCGAATTGGCTGATTTATGGCGTGCCGCTATTCCAAACTATCCAGGGGTTAAGTCTTTCACTATCGGTGATAACTTATTCGGTGGTGGTCGTGATGATGGCGATATAGCTTTCAGGCTAGAAAGTAAAAATGATGCCGACCTACTTGCCGCCGCAAAAGAGCTAAAAGCTAAACTAAACTCACTGAAAGGCATTGGAGATGTTAATGACAGTCGCCAAACGAGTGCCAAAGAAGTGCAATTTGAACTGAAGCCATTGGCTTATAGTTTGAACTTAACCTTAGCTGATATTGCTTCACAAGTTAGCTATAGCTTTTACGGTCTAGAAGCGCAGCGTATTCTTCGTGATAGTGAAGAAGTGAAAGTGATGGTTCGTTACCCGCTTGATCAACGAAGCTCGGTTGGTCATGTTGACGATGTAATGATTCAAGCCCCTAATGGTGCAGAATTACCTTTATCTGAACTTGCTGTTATTACCTTAAAAGAAGGGGTCACGCGTATTCGTCGTGAAAATGGCAACCGTACGATAAATGTTTGGGCAAGTGTCGATGCTGAGCAAGTAGAACCATTTAAAGTGGCCACTGATATTCGCGATAACTTTATTCCTGAGCTACTGCGCAAATACCCGCAAGTACAAAGTGAAGTTTCAGGCAGTATCCAAGAAGAAATGGAAAGTGCGAGTAGTCAGATGAGAGATTTCGTTATTTCGTCATTAATTATCTTTTCGTTATTGGCCATACCACTGAAATCGTATTCGCAAGCAACGATGATCATGGTGGTTATTCCTTTTGGTGTTATTGGTGCAGTACTCGGACACTTTATTTTAGGTATGGATTTAAGTGCTTTATCTGTGATGGGGATACTAGCTGCTGCAGGGGTGGTGGTGAATGACTCCTTAGTTATGGTTGATTATGTTAACAACGCTAGAAAACGTGGTGAACGTCTGAAAGATGCCGTAATGCATGCTGGAACTAAGCGTTTTAGAGCAATACTGTTAACTTCAATAACCACCTTTATTGGTTTAGTGCCAATTATCTTTTTTGAAGTCAGTGCGCAAGCACAGATTGTTATCCCAATGGCGGTTTCATTAGCTTTTGGTGTGCTTTTTGCCACGATAGTAACCTTAGTGTTAATACCTTGTCTTTATCTCATCATTGAAGATTTGAAAGTGCTTTTTACACGTAAGAAAAAAGTACCGCAAACTGAGGCTGCCGCCTTAGATAGCCTTAAGACGGGTGTTTTATAG
- the tldD gene encoding metalloprotease TldD, with protein sequence MNNVEIELLANSEIDKSILMDTLDSIYQHKIDLADLYFQSSSHESWMLEDGIVKEGSYNIERGVGVRAISGEKTGFAYSDDITPLALKKAANAAKGIAQAEKSARVQVFDGKKMQQNTAQYQAMDPLASLPQEQKITLMHEVEAHARSVDKRVKQVIVSLSGVYEKILVAASDGTYATDIRPLVRLNCSVLVEENGKRERASSGGGARTDYSYFFELENSKPRYLAYAEEAVRQALVNLVAIDSPAGLLPVVLGAGWPGVLLHEAVGHGLEGDFNRKGSSAFSGKVGQQVASELCTIVDDGTMANRRGSVSIDDEGTPGQYNVLIEKGVLKGYMQDKHNAGLMGVKPTGNGRRESYAHLPMPRMTNTYMLAGEHKPEDIIKSVKKGIYAPNFAGGQVDITSGKFVFTSSEAYLIENGEITSPIKGATLIGSGPEAMQKVSMVGNDLKLDAGVGVCGKDGQSLPVGVGQPTLKIDEMTVGGTQ encoded by the coding sequence ATGAATAATGTTGAGATAGAGCTTTTAGCCAATAGTGAAATTGATAAAAGTATACTAATGGATACGTTGGATAGTATTTACCAACATAAAATAGATTTAGCTGATTTATATTTCCAGTCTAGCAGCCATGAATCATGGATGTTAGAAGACGGTATCGTTAAAGAAGGCTCTTACAACATCGAGCGTGGTGTCGGTGTACGTGCTATATCGGGTGAAAAAACAGGCTTTGCTTACTCTGATGATATTACGCCATTAGCGCTGAAAAAAGCGGCTAATGCTGCCAAAGGTATTGCTCAAGCTGAGAAATCTGCGCGTGTACAAGTATTTGATGGTAAAAAAATGCAACAAAACACCGCGCAATATCAAGCGATGGATCCACTTGCTAGCTTACCTCAAGAACAAAAAATCACTTTGATGCATGAAGTTGAAGCACATGCACGTAGTGTTGATAAGCGCGTTAAGCAAGTTATTGTTAGCTTATCAGGCGTTTATGAGAAAATATTGGTGGCAGCCAGCGATGGTACTTATGCCACAGATATTCGTCCGCTTGTTCGCCTAAACTGTTCCGTCTTGGTTGAAGAAAATGGCAAGCGTGAACGCGCTAGTTCAGGTGGTGGTGCTCGTACTGACTATAGTTACTTTTTTGAACTAGAAAACAGTAAGCCACGCTACTTAGCCTATGCCGAAGAAGCGGTGCGCCAAGCACTGGTTAACCTAGTTGCTATAGACTCACCTGCAGGCTTGTTACCTGTTGTACTTGGCGCTGGCTGGCCAGGCGTATTATTACATGAAGCAGTTGGTCATGGTTTAGAAGGTGATTTCAACCGTAAAGGCTCTTCAGCATTTTCTGGGAAGGTAGGTCAACAAGTTGCATCTGAGCTTTGTACGATTGTTGATGATGGCACGATGGCAAATCGTCGTGGCTCAGTCAGTATTGATGACGAGGGAACCCCTGGACAATATAATGTGCTTATTGAAAAGGGTGTGCTTAAAGGTTACATGCAAGATAAGCATAATGCAGGGCTTATGGGTGTAAAACCAACGGGCAACGGCAGACGTGAATCTTATGCGCATTTACCTATGCCGCGTATGACTAATACCTATATGTTAGCCGGAGAACACAAACCAGAAGATATTATTAAGTCAGTGAAAAAAGGTATTTATGCGCCTAACTTTGCTGGTGGCCAAGTTGATATCACTTCGGGTAAGTTCGTTTTTACCAGTTCAGAAGCCTACTTAATTGAAAACGGCGAAATAACGTCTCCAATTAAAGGTGCTACTTTGATTGGTAGCGGCCCAGAAGCTATGCAGAAAGTAAGTATGGTCGGTAACGACTTGAAACTTGATGCAGGTGTTGGTGTTTGCGGTAAAGACGGTCAGAGTTTACCTGTAGGTGTTGGACAACCAACATTGAAAATTGATGAAATGACTGTTGGCGGTACACAGTAG
- a CDS encoding carbon-nitrogen hydrolase family protein has protein sequence MTNKKMQLCAIQMSSNTNIEDNFADIEQQLATLEQGQQQLVLLPECCLFFGGKDKEQLTLAQKNRETNELKTRLAKLAVRYNVFLVAGSIPVISNQPDKFTNSCFVFSPEGIELGDYDKIHLFDVAVQDSEKNYCESRYAKAGDHVSVVDVAGVNVGLAICYDLRFPELFRQLCQQGAKIITVPSAFTRVTGAAHWQTLLQARAIENQVYIIAAGQEGVHLNGRETWGHSMIINPWGEILTQRDTGKGMICADYQEQELDNVRKAMPVATHNRFKNKLMSYE, from the coding sequence ATGACAAATAAAAAAATGCAACTTTGCGCCATTCAAATGTCTTCCAATACTAATATTGAAGATAACTTTGCTGATATTGAACAGCAACTCGCTACTTTAGAACAAGGGCAGCAACAACTGGTGCTTTTACCCGAATGCTGTTTGTTTTTTGGTGGCAAAGATAAAGAACAACTGACGTTAGCTCAAAAAAATCGAGAGACTAATGAATTAAAAACTCGACTTGCCAAGCTTGCAGTGCGCTATAATGTTTTCCTTGTCGCGGGTAGCATTCCTGTTATATCGAACCAACCAGACAAATTTACTAATAGTTGTTTTGTTTTTTCCCCAGAAGGTATAGAACTGGGAGATTACGATAAAATTCACCTGTTTGATGTTGCAGTGCAAGATAGTGAAAAAAATTATTGTGAATCTCGTTATGCTAAAGCCGGCGATCACGTTAGCGTAGTTGATGTGGCGGGTGTTAATGTAGGTTTAGCAATTTGTTATGACCTGCGTTTTCCTGAGTTATTTCGACAGTTGTGCCAACAAGGCGCTAAAATTATTACTGTTCCCAGTGCTTTTACCCGAGTAACAGGTGCAGCACATTGGCAAACGTTATTACAAGCACGTGCGATTGAAAATCAGGTGTATATTATTGCTGCAGGACAAGAAGGTGTGCATTTAAATGGCCGAGAAACTTGGGGCCACAGTATGATCATTAACCCTTGGGGTGAAATACTGACTCAGCGAGATACCGGCAAAGGTATGATCTGCGCTGATTACCAAGAACAAGAATTAGACAACGTGCGTAAAGCTATGCCTGTTGCCACTCATAATCGTTTTAAAAATAAGTTGATGTCGTATGAATAA
- a CDS encoding TerB family tellurite resistance protein, translated as MLSKISKFFQTLGEDAGQQSNEVSLEIACSVLLCEVMLADGQLDSTEQQKLNDIIAQQFQLSNDEVQDIIKRSLVLCESATDFYQFTSKINENYSVEQRVKMLDMLWKVAYADGELASIEEHIIRKIADLLHLRHSEYIQTKLNNQTKDSNDT; from the coding sequence ATGTTGTCAAAAATCAGTAAATTTTTTCAAACATTAGGTGAAGATGCTGGCCAGCAAAGTAATGAAGTAAGTTTAGAGATCGCCTGCAGCGTTTTATTATGTGAAGTTATGCTCGCCGACGGGCAACTTGATAGTACAGAGCAACAAAAGTTAAATGATATTATTGCTCAGCAGTTTCAGCTTTCAAATGATGAAGTTCAAGACATCATAAAACGCTCACTCGTTTTATGTGAAAGTGCGACAGATTTCTATCAATTCACTTCAAAAATCAATGAAAATTACAGTGTTGAACAGCGCGTAAAAATGCTCGATATGTTATGGAAAGTGGCTTACGCCGATGGTGAACTTGCTAGTATTGAAGAGCATATTATTCGTAAAATTGCTGACTTATTACACTTAAGACATAGTGAATATATTCAAACTAAATTGAATAACCAAACAAAAGACAGTAACGATACCTAA
- a CDS encoding S1-like domain-containing RNA-binding protein — protein sequence MASIGKYNTLPVVAITDNGAYLNANELGEILLPNRFVPENCQVGNEVKVFIYADTADRIVATTEKPLAEVDEFVSLKVSQVNKMGAFLDWGLPKDLLVPYNQQHSPMEVGKYYLVRIFLDLKTDRLVASSKLDKFIDIWPAEYQKWDKVKLTIATKTDLGFKAIINDLHWGLLYDNEIFKPLRTGKKITGYIKQVREDGRIDLSLTRSGEGKVKDFSEKLLAHIAEHDGFSPLHDKSDPELIKRILGVSKKTFKATVGNLMKNGKITIESNGIRLK from the coding sequence ATGGCAAGCATCGGCAAATACAATACCCTTCCTGTAGTAGCAATTACTGATAATGGCGCTTATTTAAATGCGAATGAGTTAGGTGAAATATTATTACCTAATCGTTTCGTTCCTGAAAATTGTCAAGTAGGCAATGAAGTTAAGGTATTTATCTATGCCGACACCGCAGATCGCATCGTCGCTACGACCGAAAAACCGTTAGCGGAAGTTGATGAGTTTGTCTCATTAAAAGTCAGCCAAGTTAATAAAATGGGCGCTTTTCTTGATTGGGGTTTACCGAAAGATTTACTCGTGCCTTATAATCAGCAGCACAGCCCGATGGAAGTAGGTAAGTATTATTTAGTTAGAATATTTCTTGATTTAAAAACTGACCGCTTAGTGGCTTCTAGTAAACTTGATAAGTTTATTGATATTTGGCCCGCTGAATATCAAAAATGGGATAAAGTAAAATTAACTATTGCTACAAAAACTGATTTGGGTTTTAAAGCAATTATTAATGACCTGCATTGGGGCTTACTTTACGATAATGAAATATTTAAACCATTACGTACCGGAAAAAAAATAACAGGCTATATCAAGCAAGTTCGAGAAGATGGCCGTATTGATTTATCATTAACCCGCTCAGGTGAAGGTAAAGTAAAAGACTTTAGTGAAAAATTATTAGCTCATATTGCTGAACATGACGGTTTCAGTCCTTTGCATGATAAGAGCGACCCTGAATTGATCAAACGTATCTTGGGTGTCAGTAAAAAAACCTTTAAGGCAACTGTCGGTAATTTAATGAAAAATGGTAAAATCACCATCGAGTCTAATGGTATTCGTTTAAAGTAA